One Triticum dicoccoides isolate Atlit2015 ecotype Zavitan chromosome 4B, WEW_v2.0, whole genome shotgun sequence genomic window carries:
- the LOC119292293 gene encoding metacaspase-1-like produces MRRSVAMNCGSGPAPATMVRCRQCSASVAAPPGARAVQCAQCCCVTRVGGAGRQLSVMRPIPNFGGGRGKKRAVLVGIKYTNTRACELRGPINDVKCMRYLLTERFGFANDCVLILTDEERDPCRQPTKANIRMAMHWLVQGCSSGDSLVFQFSGAGAQVPDCDGDERDGMDEAICPVDSFQQGPILDDEINQAIVRPLVHGVKLHAIVDACHSATVLDLPYRCTFSKQYGCLRWMDERPLNGACKGTSGGKAVLISGSSNGKTQMSVLPEPNATIGALTHSFIKALECEPRTTYGHLLTSMRTTMRAGAGNCSLQGPVGCSIRKVANFSGVEEPQMSSACKFDINCEPFCM; encoded by the exons ATGCGGCGCTCGGTAGCCATGAACTGCGGAAGCGGTCCCGCTCCGGCGACGATGGTGCGCTGCAGGCAGTGCAGCGCcagcgtcgccgcgccgcccggtgCCCGTGCCGTCCAGTGCGCGCAGTGCTGCTGCGTGACCCGCGTCGGCGGGGCTGGCCGACAGCTCAGTGTGATGCGCCCCATCCCGAACTTCGGCGGTGGccgcggcaagaagcgcgccgtgCTGGTGGGGATCAAGTACACCAACACTCGCGCCTGCGAGCTGAGGGGCCCCATCAACGACGTCAAGTGCATGAGGTACCTCCTCACCGAGCGCTTCGGCTTCGCCAACGACTGCGTCCTCATCCTCACCG ATGAGGAGAGGGACCCGTGCAGGCAGCCGACCAAGGCCAACATCCGCATGGCTATGCACTGGCTGGTGCAGGGGTGCAGCTCCGGCGACTCCCTCGTGTTCCAGTTCTCCGGCGCCGGTGCGCAGGTCCCCGACTGCGACGGCGACGAGCGGGACGGCATGGACGAGGCCATCTGTCCCGTCGACTCGTTCCAGCAGGGCCCCATCCTGGACGACGAGATCAACCAGGCCATCGTCCGCCCCCTGGTGCACGGCGTCAAGCTCCACGCCATCGTCGACGCCTGCCACAGTGCCACCGTCCTCGATCTCCCATACCGGTGCACCTTCTCCAAGCA GTACGGGTGCTTGAGGTGGATGGACGAGCGCCCTCTGAATGGCGCCTGCAAAGGCACCAGCGGAGGCAAGGCCGTGCTCATCAGTGGCAGCAGCAACGGGAAGACCCAGATGAGCGTG CTGCCTGAGCCCAACGCCACGATCGGTGCCCTGACGCACAGCTTCATCAAGGCACTCGAGTGCGAGCCCCGTACCACCTATGGCCACCTGCTCACCTCCATGAGGACCACCATGCGCGCCGGCGCCGGCAACTGCAGCCTGCAGGGCCCTGTTGGTTGCTCCATCCGCAAGGTCGCCAACTTCAGCGGCGTGGAG